From Plasmodium brasilianum strain Bolivian I chromosome 7, whole genome shotgun sequence, the proteins below share one genomic window:
- a CDS encoding cyclin-dependent kinases regulatory subunit encodes MNKSIRSPLNQSNNNNKYSKTTNCGSNYNSNHNNKVRSGSCSSHTSERKSGNNSRNSCINNSSNNNGTSNSNINSNNNSTINNNNNSTINNNNNSTINSNNNSSNSNSNDDYYSILEDLAKSEKTKFRSVKDSMDENLNLEFLRSSSENYTYKITSRGPVCYSAIYRDDKYVYRHVILSDNVRQYAENKVRKTNAFLTEHCIVNELQIDIGKGWKHFMIYDGKIRELILRKVLTAEDKLRMAVHTQKYN; translated from the exons atgaataaatccATTAGATCGCCGCTTAACcaatcaaataataataataaatatagcaaaaCGACCAATTGTGGAAGTAATTATAATTCTAATCATAACAACAAAGTAAGAAGCGGAAGTTGTAGCTCTCATACCAGCGAAAGGAAAAGCGGGAACAATAGCAGAAATAGCTGCATAAATAATAGCAGCAACAACAACGGCActagtaacagtaacattaatagtaataacaacagCACTATcaacaacaataacaacaGCACTAtcaacaataataacaacagtaCTATCAACAGTAATAACAACAGCAGTAACAGCAATAGCAATGATGATTACTACTCAATACTCGAGGACCTGGCAAAGtcagaaaaaacaaaatttagaTCGGTTAAAGATAGCATggatgaaaatttaaatttagaaTTTTTAAGATCCTCAAGTGAGAACTACACTTACAAAATTACATCAAGAG GCCCCGTTTGTTACTCCGCTATTTACAGAGATGACAAGTACGTTTACCGTCACGTAATTTTGAGCGATAATGTCAGACAGTATGCTGAAAACAAAGTGAGAAAAACAAACGCATTTTTAACTGAACATTGTATTGTCAATGAATTGCAGATTGATATTGGTAAAGGGTGGAAGCATTTCATGATTTATGATGGTAAAATAAGAGAGCTTATTTTGAGAAAAGTGTTAACTGCAGAAGATAAATTAAGAATGGCTGTTCATACGCAAAAATATAactga
- a CDS encoding lipoate-protein ligase 2, producing MKGINIINELFRPFASFPNNGKIKKNVLYFINLTKFHVYEQLLVEESLYRLSSHLSNDLNNVGFVIINNTYTDGEQCEKGVRCEGDEQRNMVNNKCIVLGISGKVNDYIKDASYVKGNKICIIKRFTGGGTVYMNKNCLLLSFILPHNFEKEKKIYPSNITEWIFKFIYKPFTDEKKKNSSLFNENFYYHENDFVYKTYDKENEKIIFKKVGGNAQAFSKNYFVHHTSFIWYCNYQEMENVLLNPLKQPVYRNKRSHYNFLQSLQSCLHKNVDTPNLFIQQFISHIREIINKKNSVQKEEFWYFNSINLNINEDKAMSTFHLFDNVHMVHVDLLRDIFLFYTNHGKTTNLRSTHFLDAHGNKVPDTYYQYPSFILT from the coding sequence ATGAAAGgaataaacataattaacGAATTATTCCGCCCCTTTGCTTCATTTCCTAACaatggtaaaataaaaaaaaatgtgttataTTTCATCAACTTAACGAAGTTTCATGTATATGAGCAGTTGTTGGTTGAAGAAAGTTTGTACAGGCTAAGTAGTCATTTGAGCAACGACTTAAATAATGTAGggtttgtaataataaataacacGTACACTGATGGAGAACAATGCGAAAAAGGTGTAAGGTGCGAAGGAGACGAACAACGAAATATGGTAAATAACAAATGTATCGTATTAGGAATAAGCGGAAAAGTTAACGATTATATAAAGGATGCTTCTTATGTTAAAGGgaataaaatatgcataattaAAAGATTCACAGGAGGAGGGACAGTTTATATGAACAAGAATTGCTTGCTACTTTCCTTTATTCTTCCCcataattttgaaaaggaaaagaaaatatatccATCGAATATAACTGAATggatatttaaatttatctaTAAACCCTTTAcagatgaaaagaaaaaaaatagtagtctttttaatgaaaatttttattatcatgaaaatgattttgtttataaaacatatgatAAGGAGAATgaaaagataatttttaaaaaagtaggGGGTAATGCACAAgccttttcaaaaaattattttgttcatcaTACTTCTTTTATATGGTATTGTAATTATCAGGAAATGGAAAATGTTTTATTGAACCCACTTAAGCAACCTGTgtatagaaataaaagaagccattataattttttacaatctCTACAATCAtgtttacataaaaatgtagatactcctaatttgtttattcaaCAGTTTATTTCCCATATAcgagaaataataaataaaaaaaattctgtaCAAAAAGAGGAATTTTGGTATTTTAACAGTATAaacttaaatattaatgaagaCAAAGCAATGTCAACATTTCATCTTTTTGATAATGTTCATATGGTTCATGTTGATTTGTTAAGagatatttttcttttttataccAACCATGGGAAAACAACAAATTTAAGGTCTACCCATTTTTTGGATGCACACGGGAATAAAGTCCCTGACACGTATTATCAGTATCCATCCTTTATTTTAACTTGA
- a CDS encoding thioredoxin reductase produces the protein MNNALINFGLWPNKYFLYRQHYFTWNVCKNVYYKNICRRRISFSSPLSDSSNIRDNRVLNKNKTFLSRNNKVVHQGINYFINFFVHTMYNEKNPKKTYEHSNVNGEKCGEVVQAITKGGNELEKKVDFNRNGNGDFHYDYDYVVIGGGPGGMASAKEAAAHGAKVLLLDFVKPSSQGTKWGIGGTCVNVGCVPKKLMHYAGNMGSLFKLDSPEYGWKYENLKHDWMKLIRTVQSHIRSLNFSYMTGLRSSKVKYINGLAKLKSKNTVSYYLKGDLTKEETVTGKYILIATGCRPHIPEEVEGAKELSITSDDIFSLKREPGKTLVVGASYVALECAGFLNSLGYDITVAVRSIVLRGFDQQCANKVKSYMEEQGVIFMNGVLPKKLIKENEKILVQFSNNCTELYDTVLYATGRKGDTQHLNLEALNININKSNNKIIANDLSCTNISTIFAVGDVVENVPELAPVAIKAGEILARRLFNNSNEIMDYTYIPTSIYTPIEYGVCGYSEEKAYEIFGKNKVEVFLQEFNNLEISAVHRKKHIKMQKDEYDCDISSTCFAKLVCLKEEENRVVGFHYVGPNAGEVTQGMSLALKLKVKKKDFDNCIGIHPTDAESFMNLSITVSSGLPYAAKGGCGGGKCG, from the coding sequence atgaacaatgcattaattaattttggATTATGgccaaataaatatttcctgTACAGGCAACATTATTTTACATGGAACGTATGCAAAAAcgtttattataaaaacatttgtCGCAGAAGAATATCCTTTAGCAGTCCGTTAAGCGATAGTTCCAACATTAGAGATAACAgagttttaaataaaaataaaacatttttaagtaGGAATAATAAAGTAGTCCATCAAggaattaattattttataaatttttttgtgcaCACCATGTATAACGAAAAAAATCCCAAAAAAACTTATGAACATAGCAATGTAAATGGCGAAAAATGTGGAGAAGTTGTTCAGGCAATTACTAAAGGTGGGAATGAGCTGGAAAAAAAGGTAGACTTTAATCGTAACGGTAACGGAGACTTCCATTATGACTATGACTATGTAGTTATTGGGGGGGGACCCGGGGGTATGGCATCAGCGAAGGAAGCCGCAGCTCATGGGGCAAAAGTACTTTTACTGGACTTTGTTAAGCCGAGTAGCCAAGGAACAAAGTGGGGTATAGGTGGAACGTGTGTAAATGTTGGTTGTGTTCCCAAAAAGTTGATGCACTATGCAGGAAATATGGGAAGTTTATTTAAGTTGGATTCACCAGAATATGGAtggaaatatgaaaatttaaaacatgATTGGATGAAATTAATTAGAACAGTTCAATCACATATTCGTTCATTAAATTTTAGTTATATGACTGGTTTAAGATCATCAAAagtgaaatatattaatgggttagctaaattaaaaagtaaaaatacagtatcatattatttaaaagggGATTTAACTAAAGAAGAAACAGTAACAggaaaatacattttaatagcAACAGGGTGTAGACCTCATATACCAGAAGAAGTTGAAGGAGCAAAGGAGTTGAGTATAACATCAGATGATatcttttcattaaaaagagAACCAGGGAAAACTTTAGTAGTTGGTGCATCTTATGTAGCTTTGGAATGTGCAGGATTTCTAAATTCATTAGGATATGATATCACAGTAGCTGTTCGTTCAATAGTCTTAAGAGGCTTTGATCAACAGTGTGCAAATAAAGTTAAAAGTTATATGGAGGAACAAGGcgttatatttatgaatggAGTGTtaccaaaaaaattaataaaagagaatgaaaaaatattagtacAGTTTAGTAATAATTGTACCGAATTGTACGATACAGTTTTATATGCAACCGGTAGAAAAGGTGATACACAGCATTTAAATTTAGAAGCacttaatataaatataaataaatcgaataacaaaattattgcAAACGATCTTAGTTGTACGAATATATCTACTATATTTGCTGTGGGGGATGTGGTTGAAAACGTACCTGAACTAGCTCCAGTAGCTATAAAAGCAGGTGAGATTTTAGCTAGACGGTTATTTAATAACTCAAACGAAATAATggattatacatatataccaaCTTCTATATATACCCCTATAGAATATGGAGTGTGTGGCTATTCAGAAGAAAAAGCATATGaaatttttggaaaaaataaagttgaAGTGTTTTTACaagaatttaataatttagaaatatCTGCTGTGCATAGAAAgaaacatattaaaatgcAAAAGGATGAATACGACTGTGATATATCTAGTACATGTTTTGCTAAACTTGTTTGcttaaaagaagaagaaaatagaGTTGTTGGTTTTCATTACGTTGGCCCCAATGCAGGTGAAGTTACTCAAGGTATGTCTTTAGCTTTAAAATtgaaagttaaaaaaaaagattttgaTAATTGCATAGGCATACATCCAACTGATGCCGAATCGTTTATGAATCTCTCCATTACTGTATCTTCCGGTCTGCCCTATGCGGCCAAAGGGGGCTGTGGGGGCGGCAAATGCGGTTAA